From a single Arachis hypogaea cultivar Tifrunner chromosome 3, arahy.Tifrunner.gnm2.J5K5, whole genome shotgun sequence genomic region:
- the LOC140183600 gene encoding uncharacterized protein, translated as MVYVEIISKRDLWLGRLYEPEHPQANGKTEVANKVILAGLKKRLQDAKGAWAEELPQVLWAYRTTPQSATGKTPFRLAYGIEAMIPVEINEKSPKVSFYDKVGNVQGHKEELELLPEVRE; from the exons ATGGTATATGTGGAAATCATCTCGAAGCGAGATCTTTGGCTAGGAAGGTTATACGAGCcag agcacccacaagcaaATGGAAAAACCGAGGTAGCCAACAAAGTTATActggcagggctgaagaaaaggttacaagatgcaaagggagcatgGGCTGAGGAACTCCCTcaagtactatgggcatatcggactacACCTCAATCTGCTACAGGgaaaacacccttccgacttgcttatggcatagaagccatgataccagtggAAATCAATGAGAAAAGTCCAAAGGTGAGCTTCTATGACAAGGTCGGCAacgtacaggggcacaaagaagaaCTCGAGCTACTCCCCGAAGTACGGGAataa